TCTGAATCTTCTATTAAATTTGTAAATAAAACTCCTGGAACAGAGGTTTTATCAAACAAGACGTTGTTCACATACACTTCATACAATTTAATATTTTTATCGTCTTGTGCTTCGTCCCATATTAAATACGCGTGTTTTCCACTAACATTAAATACTTGAGGATTTGAGATAACGCCCGGGGAAGAAGTGTCTCCTGTTATATAATCCTGTTGATATACTCTAACATAATCTATGGTATAGGTCGCAGGAAATATCAAGGCATCTACTCCTTCAACTCCGCCCCAATTTCCACCAATTGCTAAGTTTAATATCAAGTAAAAAGATTGATCAAAAGGCCAGTCAACTGTTGTATCGTACGAAGTAGTCCCTGTCAAATATGGATTGTATCCTACGCTTGCAAATTCATAACCATCATAGTACCAAGTAATGCTTGTTTCATCCCAAATGATTCCATAGGTATGAAATTCGTTTGCAACATCGATCGAAGTAATTGTTCCATCAGTTATTAGTGATGTTGTACTTCCTCCTCTACCATTTGAACCCGCAAAACGTTCAGTATGAATGGTACCATGGACAACATTCATATCATATCCTACGTGTTCCATGATATCAATTTCTCCACTATCTGGCCACCCGCCATATTTAAAAGTGCTAGGCATCATCCAAAAAGCAGGCCAAGTACCGGTCCCATAAGGAATCATAGCTCTCATCTCAAATTTACCGTATTTCCAACTTTCAGTATTAACAGTCCAAATCTTTGCCGAAGTATATTCATAGTATTCATAGTCTTCATATAGAGCTTTAATAAGCAAATTATTCCCATCTACATATAAATTTTCTTCTCGATCTGTGTAATATTGTAATTCATTATTTCCATAACCTCCACCACCGGTTTGGTAACTCCATTTTGTCAAATCAATTCCTCCCGTATAACTAAATTCGTCACACCAAACAGGAACCCAACCATCAGTTATTTCTAACTGTTGACATTCTGTAGGAATTAAGTCAATCAAACTTGTAGTAACTCCCGAGGATACTGTTGTAGATGAAGTTGAAGTTAACGAAGACGACGTTGTTGTTGTAGTTATATCCGATGAAGTTGTTGTTGTAGTTGTTTGATCACACCCTATAAGTGCGATTGTGGCACTAAACATCATCATAAGTATGATAATTTTTTTATACATTAGAACAATCTCCTTTTTATGTAAACTGTTACACACTAAATAATATCATAGGAAAGATAAAAAAAGAAGAAAAAAAGCTCAATAGCATTTTTTTTCTTCTACTAATTATTTTTCATCTAATTGAAGAGCGTTTGCAAGCTCAAGCAATTGCTCTAAAGAGAGAGCTTCTGCCCGAACGGTTAAATTTAGTTTTTGGTTTGTCAGCAATGCTTCAAAATAAATTCTGTTTTGATTTGGATAACCTTGAAGCAAATTATTGATAAGTGTTTTTCTTCTTTGCGCAAAAGCAAAATGAACAAAAGCAAAAAAGAAAGATTCATCTATTTTGAATTTTTCTTCATCATTCTTTAATTCTACTAAAATTACAGCCGAATCAACGTTTGGAGCTGGAATAAATACCGTTTTTGGAACTTTAAACAAAATCGAAGTATGAGCGCGATACTGTATGACAACACTAAGCGCGTTGTAATCTTTTGTATTTGGAGCTGAAGTGATTCTTTTTGCGACCTCATACTGCATCATTAATACCAATTTTTTTACTCTTTTTGATGTTTCAAGAAACTTCATTAAGATTGGCGTCGTAATGTAGTAAGGAAGATTGCTAATTACAACAATATCTTCTTCGTTTTTTATGTATTTTTCAATATCTTTATCGATATCTATTTTTAAGATATCCTCATTAACTAGAATTAAGTTATCAACATCACAAAAATTGTCATTCAAAATAGGAATTAAATCTCGATCTATTTCATATGCTAATACTTGACTTGCGGTTTTGACGAGTTTTTCAGTTAAAGACCCAAACCCAGGACCGATTTCAATAACAAATGTTTCTTTAGTGATTTTTGATCTTTTAATAATGTTCTCAAGAATGTTTTGATCAACTAAAAAATTTTGTCCATAATGTTTTTTGATTCTAAACTCGTTATCTCTTACTGTTTGTGCTACTTCAGACTGTGTTCCTATTTTCTTCATTTTATCACTTCATCTATCTGAGATATTGAAATATTTAGCATCTTTGTTAATTTTAAAAACGTTTTTCCATTGCAAATAGGCAGATTTAACACATTGCAAATCATTTGTCTTTTCATAGCGGATTCTGGATAATTTACAAGCTTTCTTTGCATTAAATCTTCAAGAGTAACTGTATTTTCGATTTGGTACTGAATAGAAAATAAATGGTCTAAGCTTTCCTTAATATCTGCAGTACTTGCATGTTCAATCCCAACCTTTTTTTTGTTTTTACTAATCGCTTTGGCTTGAGCTAAAAACGCAATCTTATAATTTCCTTTGCGAGCTACTATTTTGTTAGTTATTTGTTTTCCTGGAAAATCAGGATCTAAAAATAAAATAACTCCTCGATTTAAGCTAACTTTTTGAATAATATCCAGACTGTTATTACTTATTTCGCTTCCTCCAGTGATAATACATTCTATCTCTGGGTAGATGCTTTGAAGACGTTGCATATCGTGTATGCCTTCAACTACGATAACTTCTTTAAACACTTACTTCACTTTTCCTTTGGTTTTTAAAATATTTTTTTCGAACCTTATCTGGAATAATAATCGATACGGCTTGTTTACACACTTTAATATCTTGATTGCCTACTCCGCCAGATTCTCCATCAACGTTCCATCTAGATTTTGTATTTGTTACTATTTTTAATGAACTTGTTTTAAATCGTTTCACAAGTGGTGTTGACCAAAACGGTAATAAAAATGAAACAAAATAAATAATTGAGTTTAAAGGAAATAAATGACGATATAAAACGACATCAACGAGTCCGTCATCTAAACTTGGCTTATAAATCATATTTACTCCAGCAACTCTTTTGGAATTAATGATTAACATCAAGGAGAATATTCCTTTAAATTCTCCGTTATCATGAATGACTCTAGTACGAATCCTTGGAATTGTAAAAAGTTCTTCTGCCCCTTTAATTAAGTAAGCAAAATAACCTATTTTTCTTTTTAATTTTGAATCAGTAACATAACTTATATCAATAAAAGCTCCATTGCCCGACACATAACAAAAATATCTGTCATTTGATTTAACAACATCCATTTTTACTGTTTTATTGGTTAATATATTTGTTAATGCTTTTTCAACGTTCCTAGATATTCCTAAAGTAGTTCCTATATCGCAACAAGTTCCTGCTGGAATATATCCGATAAATGGTTTTTCATCAAAATCCATAAGCCCATTGACACATTCGTTAAAGGTCCCATCTCCTCCAACGATAATTAATACTTCATAAAGTTCTTTACAAGCAATTTGAGATAATTCAGTAGCTTGTCCTGGGTATTTTGTCTCAAAGACAACAACGTCATAGTCGTTGTCTTTCAAACGATTAATGACGTAGTCTAATTTGGATTTGAAATTTTGTTTACCGCTTTTTGGATTAAAAATCATCATTGTTTTTTTCACAAAATCACCTAGTTCATTATATCATACTAAGAAACAGAACGCTATTCATTCAAGCGTCTAATGAAATACTTTACAAAAAAACCACAATTTCTGTTATAATTAATTTGGTGATATTATGGCGAAAATAGATACATTACTCTTTGATTTAGACGGTACTTTAATTGATTCAAATGATTTGATTATTGAAACATTTCGTTTAACGTTACAAACTTATCTTCCTAAAAGGGTATTTTCAAAAGAAGAATTAATTGCCTTAGTAGGCCCTCCTCTTTTTGAAACCTTTCAAATGATTTCGAAAGATCAATTCATCATTCAAAATGCAATTGAAACGTATCGTCAAATATACACTGATTTAGAATTTAAATATATTGATATTTACCCGAGTGTCCTTTTTATGCTAGAATATTTTAAAAAAAAGGGCTTCCACATCGGAATTGTAACCACAAAATTCCGTGTTTCAGCTCTTCCATCTTTGAAACATTTTAAAATTGATGAATGGATTGATGTATTGATTGGTTTAGATGATGTAACTCATCATAAGCCTCATCCAGAATCCATCTATAAAGCATTAAGTTGTTTTAATCACCAAGAAGCTATAATGATTGGAGACAGCTCTTCTGATATTCTTGCAGGATTTAATGCTGGAATTTTAACTTGCGGCTTAGACTGGTCAATTAAAAGAGAAGAACTATTGGCTTTACATCCAAATTTTTGGATTAAAAATTATATAGACTTAATATTACTCGTAGAAGAGTATAACAAGGAGGAAACGTAATGGAATGTGTTTTTTGTCGAATTTTAAACGGAGAAATTCCAACTTACAAAATTTATGAGGATGATAAAATCATTGCGATTTTAGATATATCTCAAGCAACAAAAGGTCACACCTTAATTATTTCAAAAGAACATTACAAAAATCTGTATGATATTAACGAAGATGTTGCTGCAAATGTATTTAGAGTGGTTCCAAAAATTGCAAATGCAATAAAAAATGCTTTTAATCCTATCGGGCTTAATGTATTAATTAATACTGAAAAACCATTACAAACTGTTTTTCACTTTCATTTGCATTTGATTCCAAGATATCATAATGATGGTGTTGAAATTGATTTCATTAATAATGCTGGAAATACTTCAAAAGAAACCTACCTCCAAATATTAAAAAAGATTCAAGATAATTTAAAATAAAAACAAGAGGCTTAAATTAGCCTCTTGTTTTTATTTAATAACGTCAATTCCCATATAACTTTGTAGTATTTTTGGAACGAGAATTGTCCCATCTTTTTGTTGGTAATTTTCCATAATAGCAATTACGGTTCTTCCTACTGCTAACCCTGACCCATTTAGAGTGTGTACATATTCAAGTTTAGCGTCGTTTTCTCTTCTAAACTTGATGTTTGCTCTTCTAGCTTGATAATCTTCTGCATTAGAAATAGAACCGATTTCTCGATATTTATTTTCTGAGGGTAACCATACTTCAATATCATATGTCTTTCGCATCGAAAAGCCTAAATCTCCAGTACACAGTTCCATGACTCGATAAGGAATTTCAAGTAATTTCAATACTTTTTCTGAGTTTTCAAGCATTTTTTCTAGTTCAATAGCTGATTCCTCTGGTTTGGTAAATTTAATCAATTCAACTTTATTAAATTGATGTTGCCTCAATATTCCCCTTGTATCTCGTCCGGCAGAACCTGCCTCTTGACGAAAAGCTGTAGTATATGAAACATATTTAATTGGCAGTAAATTTGCATTCAAAATTTCATCTCTATGTAAATTAATTGTTGGAACTTCTGCGGTTGGATTTAGATATAAATTGCGATCATCATATAATTTAAAAGCATCATCTTTAAATTTTGGAAATTGTCCTGTTGCATACATTGAAGCTTCATTGACAATGTAGGGTGGCATTACTTCAGTATATCCGTGTTCATTTGAATGCAAATCCATCATCATTTGAATTAAGCAACGCTCTAATCTAGCTCCCATTCCTTTATAAATAACGAATCGGGCTCCAGATATTTTGCTTGCTCTATTGAAGTCTAGTATGTCTAAGCTTTCTCCCAGTTCATAGTGACTTTTAATTGGAAAATCAAACCTTTTTGGCTCGAATACTTTTTTTAATTCTTTGTTCATGGAGTCATCTTTTCCAATTGGAATAAACTCATCTGGAATGTTTGGTGTTAAAAGTAATGTTTGTTTGATTTCTTCATCGTATAAAGTAATCATTTCATCAAGAGCTTTTATCTCCAAAGAACAATTTTCAACTTCTTGTAAGATGGGTTCAATATCTAACCCTTCTCTTTTATACTTTCCAACATTGCGAGATACTTCATTTTTCTTCGCTTTTAATATTTCGACATTTTGAATGGCAACTCTTCGTTTTTGATCTTTTTCAAGAAGATCATAAAGATACGAAAAATCGCCTCCGCGTCTACTAAGTAATTGTATTATTTTTTTAGTATCATCTTTAATTGTTTTTAAATCTAACATAATATCGCCTCGATTAATAGCTATCGCTTAAAATATCATCAAGCGGATCTGAATCATCATTTTCTTCTTCGTTGTCTTCATCTTCTAATTTAAGATCTGCGAATTGTTTGTATCCTTTTGCCACTTCATCAATGTTAATTTGAACCGGTTGTTCCTTTGGTTCTTCTTGAACGCACGGAATATCTTCTGTGCTTTCATCAAATTCATCACATAATTCTTCTTTAGGAACAATTGCAATTGTTGCTACTTTATGCGTATCTAATAAGTTGATAATGCGAACCCCCTGAGTAGATCTTTTTGTTTGAGCAATTTGATCTATCGGAACTCGAATAATCATTCCTTTGTCTGTAACGACAAGTAAATCTTCATCACCAACAACACTAATCAATTTTTTTAGAGGTCCGTTTTTTTCAGTAACGTTAATGGTTTTAACGCCTTTACCTCCTCGTCCTTGAAGACGATATTCATCCACAATTGTTCTTTTTCCATAACCAAATTCGGTTATAGCTAATACTTCATTTCGTTCATCTGTTACGGTTGTTACACCAATCACTTCTTCGTTATTTGATAACCAAATTCCTTTCACTCCTGCTGCATTTCTTCCCATATATCTTACATCCGTTTCGTTAAAACGAATGGCTTTTCCATTAGAAGCTCCTATGATGATATCTCTATGACCGTCTGTTAATTTAACGTTATGTAATGCATCATCATCTTTAAGGGAAATCGCGCGAATACCGTTTGTCCTGATGTTTTGGAAATCTGATACTTTCGTTCTTTTCACGATACCTTTTGCAGTTGTGAAGAAAAGATATCCTTCATCAAAATTCTTAATACTCATAATTGCTGCAAGGTTTTCTCCTTCAACAAGATTAAGCAAATTAACGATAGGTAATCCTTTAGAACTTCGTCCGTAATTTGGAACTTTATACCCTTTAATTTTGTATACTCTTCCAAGAGTTGTAAAGAATAATAAATAGTCATGAGTGGAGGTTGAGATGATCGAATCAATGACATCATCTTCGTTCATCTTCATTCCTGTTTTTCCTCTTCCGCCTCGGTTTTGTGATTTATAAACATCGATATTCATTCGTTTTACGTAGCCGTTGGTCGTAACAGCAATGATAACTTCCTCTACAGGGATTAAGTCTTCGTCTTCGATATCATAATCACCAAACGGATCAATCTCGCTTCTTCTTTCGTCTCCAAATTTTTGATTAATTTCCGTTGCTTCATCAATCAAAATTTGATGTTGTAATTCTACGTTAGATAATACTTGATTATAGTAAGTTATGGCTTTTTCAATTTCTTCAAGTTCTAAATGAATTTTATCTCTTTCTAAGCCTGACAATCTTCGAAGTTGCATAGCTAAAATAGCTTTTACTTGAACTTCGCTTAATTCAAAGATTGTCATTAATCTTTGTTCAGTATCATCATAGGAATCTCGAATGATTTTGATAACTTCTTCTATGTTATCTAACGCTTTAATAAATCCATTTAATAAATGTTCTCTTTGGACGGCTTTATTTAAATCGAAATTTGTTTTACGAATTAGCACTTCGGTTTGATGATTGAAATAGTGTCTAATGATATCTTTTAGTGGTAGTGTTTCTGGCTTGTCATTAACTAATGCAAGCATATTAATTCCAAATGAAACTTGAAGTTGAGAGTTTTTATATAAGTTATTTAAGAATACTTCGTGATTAACATCTCTTCTTAACTCCATCACTACCCTCATTCCGTTTCGATTTGATTCGTCACGCAAATCAGTAATTCCATCAATTTTTTTATCTTTCGCTAATTCAGCGATTCTTTCAATTAAAGTTGTTTTATTGACTTGATATGGAATTTCTTTAATAATAATTTGTTTTTTCCCAGATGCCATTTCGATGATATCTGTTTTTGCTTTTACTCGAATAATTCCTCTTCCGGTTTCATAAGCTTCTCGAATACCAGAAACTCCTAAAATGATTCCTCCTGTTGGAAAATCAGGGCCTTTTATATATTCCATTAACTCTTCCGTTGTGATTTCGGGATTTTTAATATAAGCAATATACCCTCCAATAACTTCTGTTAAATTGTGTGGAGGAATATTTGTGGCCATACCTACAGCAATTCCTGTAGCCCCATTCACAAGGATATTAGGTATTTTTGATGGCAAAACCTTTGGTTCTCTTTCAGAACCATCATAATTATCAATAAAATCTACTGTATCTTTTTTTAAATCTTTTAACATTTCAATGGTAATTTTTTCCATTCTTGCTTCGGTGTACCGCATTGCTGCAGCTCCATCACCATCAATAGAACCAAAATTCCCGTGTCCATTTACAAGAGGATACCTATAACTAAAATCTTGGGCCATTCTTACCATTGAATCATAAATCGCTGTATCACCATGAGGATGATACTTACCCATAACATCTCCGACAATTCTTGCCGATTTTTTAAATTGTTTATCTGGTGTAACTCCTAATTCTTCCATACCAAACAAAATTCGTCTATGAACGGGTTTCAATCCATCTCTAACATCTGGCAAGGCTCTTGACACGATAACGCTCATTGCATAACTTAAAAAAGAGTTCTTCATTTCGTTGTTAATATTAATTTCAATAACTTTATTTGCTTGATTCATTGCTTTTTCTACACTAATATTGTCTTCCATGCCGGCCTCCTTATATATCTAAATTACGCACATATTCTGCGTTTTCTTGTATAAATTCTCTTCTACTTAATACGTCATCACCCATTAACATAGAAAAAATACGATCTGCTTCTATTGCGTCTTCTAACCGCACTTGAAGCAAGGTTCTAGTTTGTGGATCCATTGTTGTTTCCCAAAGTTGCTCTGGATTCATTTCCCCTAGTCCTTTATATCTTTGAAGCGTGGGCTTCCCGCTCATTTTGGAAAGAATTAATTCTAATTCTTTTTCTTCATAAGCGTATTCTATTGTTTTTCCTTGTTGTATTTTGTATAAAGGTGGTTGAGCTATATATACATACCCTTTTTCAATTAATTGACGCATGTATCTAAAGAAGAAGGTTAAAAGCAATGTTCTAATGTGCGCTCCATCGACATCAGCATCGGTCATGATGATTATTTTATGATATCTAGCTTGCTCAATTTGAAATTCTTCTGCGATTCCAGTACCAAAAGCTTGAATCATAGATAATATTTCTTTGTTTTGTAACGCTTTATCTAACCTTGCTTTTTCAACATTTAACACTTTTCCTCTTAAAGGTAAAATTGCTTGATTTTCAGAGTCTCTGCCTTGTTTTGCTGAACCTCCAGCAGAATCACCTTCCACAATGTATATTTCTGCTCTTGTTGCGTCTTTAGTTCTGCAATCAGCTAGTTTTGAAGCAAAGCCCAAAGAGTCTAAAGGGGATTTTCTTCTAGTGGCTTCTCTGGCTTTTTTTGCAGCAATTCTTGCCCTTTGAGCCATTAAAGCTTTTTCTAAAATTATTCTTGCGGCACTTGGATTTTCAAGCAAAAAGCGTTCTAATCCTTCTGACATAATATTTGAAACAACTCGTCTTGCATCACTTGATCCAAGTTTTGATTTGGTTTGTCCTTCAAATTGAGGATCGGGATGTTTAACTGATACTATGGCAACTAAGCCCTCTCTAGTATCTTCGCCCAACAAGGATTCATCTTTTTTGTATATATTATTGCTTTTTCCATAGTTGTTTAAAATTCTAGTTAACGTCATTTTAAACCCTTCTTCGTGAGTACCGCCCTCAGGGTTTGTAATGTTATTAGTAAACGGATAGATATTAGCAGAATATCCATCATTATATTGCATAGCAATTTCAACGGTAATTCCTTCTTGTTCTCCTTCAAAATAAGCTACATTAGCATGTAATTTATCTTTCCCTACGTTTAGAAATTCGACATATTCTTTCACTCCCCCTTCATAACGATAATCTTTATGAATTATATTTTCTGGATTTCTAGAATCTGTAATTGTAAACTGAATTCCTTTGTTTAAAAAAGCAAGTTGTTGAATTCTTGTTCTCAATATTTCATATTCATATACATTTGACTCTTGAAACACAACTGGATCTGCTAAAAACGTGACTATTGTCCCGGATTTATCTGTGTCTCCAATACATTCCAATTCATTTTTTACAAATCCGTGATCAAATCCAATGGTATATATTTTTCCATCTTTATGGATTTCTAAATTCATATACTCGCTAAGAGCGTTAACAACCGATGCTCCTACGCCATGTAATCCACCCGATACTTTGTATGAATTGTGATCAAATTTTCCACCGGCGTGAAGTACGGTATATACTGTTTCCACTGTTGGCCTTTTGGATTTTGGATGAATATCTACCGGAATTCCTCGACCATTGTCATTGACAGAAATCACATTTCCTGGAAGAATTTCAACATTAATCGAATTTGCATAGCCGGCTAGTGCTTCGTCTACGGCATTATCAACAATTTCCCATACCAAATGATGCAATCCTCTTGGCCCGGTTGTACCAATATACATTCCCGGTCTTTTTTTAACAGCTTCTAATCCTTCGAGTATTTGAATGTTACTCG
This window of the Bacillota bacterium genome carries:
- a CDS encoding diacylglycerol kinase family lipid kinase, which produces MKKTMMIFNPKSGKQNFKSKLDYVINRLKDNDYDVVVFETKYPGQATELSQIACKELYEVLIIVGGDGTFNECVNGLMDFDEKPFIGYIPAGTCCDIGTTLGISRNVEKALTNILTNKTVKMDVVKSNDRYFCYVSGNGAFIDISYVTDSKLKRKIGYFAYLIKGAEELFTIPRIRTRVIHDNGEFKGIFSLMLIINSKRVAGVNMIYKPSLDDGLVDVVLYRHLFPLNSIIYFVSFLLPFWSTPLVKRFKTSSLKIVTNTKSRWNVDGESGGVGNQDIKVCKQAVSIIIPDKVRKKYFKNQRKSEVSV
- a CDS encoding glycoside hydrolase family 16 protein, coding for MYKKIIILMMMFSATIALIGCDQTTTTTTSSDITTTTTSSSLTSTSSTTVSSGVTTSLIDLIPTECQQLEITDGWVPVWCDEFSYTGGIDLTKWSYQTGGGGYGNNELQYYTDREENLYVDGNNLLIKALYEDYEYYEYTSAKIWTVNTESWKYGKFEMRAMIPYGTGTWPAFWMMPSTFKYGGWPDSGEIDIMEHVGYDMNVVHGTIHTERFAGSNGRGGSTTSLITDGTITSIDVANEFHTYGIIWDETSITWYYDGYEFASVGYNPYLTGTTSYDTTVDWPFDQSFYLILNLAIGGNWGGVEGVDALIFPATYTIDYVRVYQQDYITGDTSSPGVISNPQVFNVSGKHAYLIWDEAQDDKNIKLYEVYVNNVLFDKTSVPGVLFTNLIEDSDNYIKIIAMDYSGKFSDIFETVITT
- the gyrA gene encoding DNA gyrase subunit A gives rise to the protein MNQANKVIEININNEMKNSFLSYAMSVIVSRALPDVRDGLKPVHRRILFGMEELGVTPDKQFKKSARIVGDVMGKYHPHGDTAIYDSMVRMAQDFSYRYPLVNGHGNFGSIDGDGAAAMRYTEARMEKITIEMLKDLKKDTVDFIDNYDGSEREPKVLPSKIPNILVNGATGIAVGMATNIPPHNLTEVIGGYIAYIKNPEITTEELMEYIKGPDFPTGGIILGVSGIREAYETGRGIIRVKAKTDIIEMASGKKQIIIKEIPYQVNKTTLIERIAELAKDKKIDGITDLRDESNRNGMRVVMELRRDVNHEVFLNNLYKNSQLQVSFGINMLALVNDKPETLPLKDIIRHYFNHQTEVLIRKTNFDLNKAVQREHLLNGFIKALDNIEEVIKIIRDSYDDTEQRLMTIFELSEVQVKAILAMQLRRLSGLERDKIHLELEEIEKAITYYNQVLSNVELQHQILIDEATEINQKFGDERRSEIDPFGDYDIEDEDLIPVEEVIIAVTTNGYVKRMNIDVYKSQNRGGRGKTGMKMNEDDVIDSIISTSTHDYLLFFTTLGRVYKIKGYKVPNYGRSSKGLPIVNLLNLVEGENLAAIMSIKNFDEGYLFFTTAKGIVKRTKVSDFQNIRTNGIRAISLKDDDALHNVKLTDGHRDIIIGASNGKAIRFNETDVRYMGRNAAGVKGIWLSNNEEVIGVTTVTDERNEVLAITEFGYGKRTIVDEYRLQGRGGKGVKTINVTEKNGPLKKLISVVGDEDLLVVTDKGMIIRVPIDQIAQTKRSTQGVRIINLLDTHKVATIAIVPKEELCDEFDESTEDIPCVQEEPKEQPVQINIDEVAKGYKQFADLKLEDEDNEEENDDSDPLDDILSDSY
- the rnmV gene encoding ribonuclease M5; its protein translation is MFKEVIVVEGIHDMQRLQSIYPEIECIITGGSEISNNSLDIIQKVSLNRGVILFLDPDFPGKQITNKIVARKGNYKIAFLAQAKAISKNKKKVGIEHASTADIKESLDHLFSIQYQIENTVTLEDLMQRKLVNYPESAMKRQMICNVLNLPICNGKTFLKLTKMLNISISQIDEVIK
- the gyrB gene encoding DNA topoisomerase (ATP-hydrolyzing) subunit B, giving the protein MVNNNSKYDASNIQILEGLEAVKKRPGMYIGTTGPRGLHHLVWEIVDNAVDEALAGYANSINVEILPGNVISVNDNGRGIPVDIHPKSKRPTVETVYTVLHAGGKFDHNSYKVSGGLHGVGASVVNALSEYMNLEIHKDGKIYTIGFDHGFVKNELECIGDTDKSGTIVTFLADPVVFQESNVYEYEILRTRIQQLAFLNKGIQFTITDSRNPENIIHKDYRYEGGVKEYVEFLNVGKDKLHANVAYFEGEQEGITVEIAMQYNDGYSANIYPFTNNITNPEGGTHEEGFKMTLTRILNNYGKSNNIYKKDESLLGEDTREGLVAIVSVKHPDPQFEGQTKSKLGSSDARRVVSNIMSEGLERFLLENPSAARIILEKALMAQRARIAAKKAREATRRKSPLDSLGFASKLADCRTKDATRAEIYIVEGDSAGGSAKQGRDSENQAILPLRGKVLNVEKARLDKALQNKEILSMIQAFGTGIAEEFQIEQARYHKIIIMTDADVDGAHIRTLLLTFFFRYMRQLIEKGYVYIAQPPLYKIQQGKTIEYAYEEKELELILSKMSGKPTLQRYKGLGEMNPEQLWETTMDPQTRTLLQVRLEDAIEADRIFSMLMGDDVLSRREFIQENAEYVRNLDI
- the rsmA gene encoding 16S rRNA (adenine(1518)-N(6)/adenine(1519)-N(6))-dimethyltransferase RsmA; translated protein: MKKIGTQSEVAQTVRDNEFRIKKHYGQNFLVDQNILENIIKRSKITKETFVIEIGPGFGSLTEKLVKTASQVLAYEIDRDLIPILNDNFCDVDNLILVNEDILKIDIDKDIEKYIKNEEDIVVISNLPYYITTPILMKFLETSKRVKKLVLMMQYEVAKRITSAPNTKDYNALSVVIQYRAHTSILFKVPKTVFIPAPNVDSAVILVELKNDEEKFKIDESFFFAFVHFAFAQRRKTLINNLLQGYPNQNRIYFEALLTNQKLNLTVRAEALSLEQLLELANALQLDEK
- a CDS encoding HAD-IA family hydrolase, with translation MAKIDTLLFDLDGTLIDSNDLIIETFRLTLQTYLPKRVFSKEELIALVGPPLFETFQMISKDQFIIQNAIETYRQIYTDLEFKYIDIYPSVLFMLEYFKKKGFHIGIVTTKFRVSALPSLKHFKIDEWIDVLIGLDDVTHHKPHPESIYKALSCFNHQEAIMIGDSSSDILAGFNAGILTCGLDWSIKREELLALHPNFWIKNYIDLILLVEEYNKEET
- the serS gene encoding serine--tRNA ligase; amino-acid sequence: MLDLKTIKDDTKKIIQLLSRRGGDFSYLYDLLEKDQKRRVAIQNVEILKAKKNEVSRNVGKYKREGLDIEPILQEVENCSLEIKALDEMITLYDEEIKQTLLLTPNIPDEFIPIGKDDSMNKELKKVFEPKRFDFPIKSHYELGESLDILDFNRASKISGARFVIYKGMGARLERCLIQMMMDLHSNEHGYTEVMPPYIVNEASMYATGQFPKFKDDAFKLYDDRNLYLNPTAEVPTINLHRDEILNANLLPIKYVSYTTAFRQEAGSAGRDTRGILRQHQFNKVELIKFTKPEESAIELEKMLENSEKVLKLLEIPYRVMELCTGDLGFSMRKTYDIEVWLPSENKYREIGSISNAEDYQARRANIKFRRENDAKLEYVHTLNGSGLAVGRTVIAIMENYQQKDGTILVPKILQSYMGIDVIK
- a CDS encoding HIT family protein, with protein sequence MECVFCRILNGEIPTYKIYEDDKIIAILDISQATKGHTLIISKEHYKNLYDINEDVAANVFRVVPKIANAIKNAFNPIGLNVLINTEKPLQTVFHFHLHLIPRYHNDGVEIDFINNAGNTSKETYLQILKKIQDNLK